The Alkalihalobacillus sp. LMS6 genomic interval CCTGCCCCTACTCGTAAAATTAACAATTGAGGAGTAAAGAAAGGAATATAGGAGGCCACATTTACAAATGTAGAATCTGGCGCATTTTGTCCAAAAGAAACGATAAAGAAACCAATTAAAGCTAAGAAAATAAGTGGTTGAACCGACTGATTCACTTCTTCTGTCCGACTTACGAGTGCTCCTAGCATGGCAGCAACACCACCAAAAATGAAGTAGCCTAGCACGACACACAGTAAGCCGTAACCGATCAAGGTTAGATCAATGAAATCTGACGATAAGAAATCCGTCACGTTATTGCCTGCAATGGTCATCCCAATTACAAAAGCAACTAAAAGGGTAACCAAGTTCACAACACCAGAAAGAGCAATTCCAGTAAGCTTACCAAACATTTGTACCACTGGATTCACGCTCGAAACGAGTAGCTCCATCACCCGTGATGATTTCTCTGTAGCCACTTCGGTTGCGATCATCGTACTAAATAAAATAACGATAAAAAAGATAATGTACGTGATTGCAAAGACTGTAAAGTATGATGCCGCACTTTCTTCTTCACTTTCAACTGTTTCGCCTTCTTCTAGCGAAAGTTGCTCAAAACTAATTGGTTGATAAACGGCCGCTAGCTGTTCTTCATTAATATCTAATTCACTCGTAAGCACGCCTTCTTTTAACCGTTGGATTTGCTGCTCCACTTCCATCGCTGTGTTAGTAGAATCGCCATAAAATGATGCTTGCAGATCTTCGGTTGAACCTGTTAGATGGACAACCCCTTCGTAGGTCCCTTCCTCTGCTTCTTGAATGACGTTATCTAATGACTGACCGTCCATCAGTACAAATGTTGTCTCGTCTTCGGATTCATTTGGAGCTGTTAAACCTTGCGCAATGATGCCTGCGTCTTCACTTTCATCGACAACCGCAACTTCTGTTGGAGAATCGTCGTCCCCAGTAAATAAGTCAACAATCGTCGTGATATTCGTTAATCCAATAATGAGGATCATCATAAAAACAGTAGAGATGACAAAGGATTTCGTACGTATTTTTGAACTTAACGTATGAGATACAATCGTTCCAAAATTATTCATTTGCATCCCCTCCTACTTTATCAATAAAAATATCGTGCAGGCTCGGCTCTTCGACTTCAAATTTGCGAACAAATCCTTTTTGAGCGAGTACTTGGAAAATGTCTTTCGCAGACTCTTCATTTTCTACTTGGATTTTCACTCCATTTTTTGTTTCTGTGTAATTCGAAACATGTTTATGCTCCTGTAAAAAACTCAAGTCATAATCAGCAGCAATCGAAACGGTTTTTATTCCGTAGCTCCGCTTAATCTCTGTTAAATTTCCTTGGAGTACAGCTTTACCTCGTTTAAGCATAATAATGTCTTCACACATTTCTTCAACGTTATTCATTTGATGACTTGAGAAGACAATCGTTGTCCCCTGGTCTTGAATGTGGCGAACAGCTGCTTTTAACATATCGGAGTTCACCGGGTCCAGCCCACTAAATGGCTCATCTAATATAAGAAGTTCTGGTTTATGTAATACAGCCGCAATAAATTGAATCTTTTGCTGATTTCCTTTTGAAAGCTCTTCTACCTTTTTGTTTTCATATTCTGTAACTTTAAAACGCTCTAGCCAAGATCGCATTTCTTCAATAATTGCTT includes:
- a CDS encoding ABC transporter permease: MNNFGTIVSHTLSSKIRTKSFVISTVFMMILIIGLTNITTIVDLFTGDDDSPTEVAVVDESEDAGIIAQGLTAPNESEDETTFVLMDGQSLDNVIQEAEEGTYEGVVHLTGSTEDLQASFYGDSTNTAMEVEQQIQRLKEGVLTSELDINEEQLAAVYQPISFEQLSLEEGETVESEEESAASYFTVFAITYIIFFIVILFSTMIATEVATEKSSRVMELLVSSVNPVVQMFGKLTGIALSGVVNLVTLLVAFVIGMTIAGNNVTDFLSSDFIDLTLIGYGLLCVVLGYFIFGGVAAMLGALVSRTEEVNQSVQPLIFLALIGFFIVSFGQNAPDSTFVNVASYIPFFTPQLLILRVGAGSIAPVEIAILIGIMVVSAIIINVLAARIYKGGVLMYGKLSFKKNIKQALAMSKKEK
- a CDS encoding ABC transporter ATP-binding protein, which translates into the protein MTLVIDHVEKQFGQHTAVDDISLRVEKGQMFGMLGANGAGKTTTFRMIIGLLDPSNGTVTWNGKKLSYKYTHLIGYLPEERGLYPKLTVKDQLIYLGKLKGMKKQAIIEEMRSWLERFKVTEYENKKVEELSKGNQQKIQFIAAVLHKPELLILDEPFSGLDPVNSDMLKAAVRHIQDQGTTIVFSSHQMNNVEEMCEDIIMLKRGKAVLQGNLTEIKRSYGIKTVSIAADYDLSFLQEHKHVSNYTETKNGVKIQVENEESAKDIFQVLAQKGFVRKFEVEEPSLHDIFIDKVGGDANE